aatatttttaaaaagccaacttattaaataaataatagagtaaaagcaaataaactgaTTATTTGTTCCAGGTATTCTTtgtatttctaataaaacaatcagtcaCAGAATTCTGCTgcattaatttgattttatttattgcctTTATGCTCATTGCAGCTTAATGTATGAATTTATTCCacattataaatgttttaataaaactggtgTTGAGTGTGATTGGTGCTCTTTGTCTTTCAAATGTTCTGGTTTgtaataaaatagtaaaaaataataataataaataaatgaaatgaaaaactcCCACatgctttgcttctttttaattaatcttctttatttttacatttcaacagAACAAGAAAGTCACCTTAAGTCTCCTccaaaataagtaaataaatatcttttttccgctgttttttatttttaattattattttaaaaaaataaagaagtggTCGTTGTTCTTGTTGGGCAGTGAAGTTAAGTTTTACTGAACAGGAGAGAAGAAAGCATCGAGATCAACTGAATGAAACAGGTGCAACATGGAACAGAGGAGTCCTCCTGCAGAGCAACAAGACTCCTTAATAATATAGAACATCTGCAGCTATTTAAAGACAATAATCTATCTACATATTTACACTCTACATGTGGGGTCGGGACACTGGGGCCCAAAGGAAGGAGAATAACTAAAGTCAGAGACAAAGTCTGCTGTCCAGCCGGGAAATGTGAagttttgttgtgctttttaagaagggaaaaaaatacagttacAACGGAGATGAATTACAATAAAACACTAAGTTAGTTGTAAAACCTGAAAGTTCCGATCATTGGTCGCTCAGCCACCAGGATAAATAAAAAGGGGACACAGTCTGAACAAAGTCCCGTAAAACGCTCCCTCAGAGTCACTTGGAGTCGCCCGCCAGCCTCGGCATGGCGACGGAGCTCATGCTGGACACATGCGGAGGCGGGACTTGGCACATGCTGCACGGACAGGGCATCCCGGCGCCAACGCCCCAGTGCTGGAAGCTGCTGCCCAGGGGCCCCGCGCCGGCTGTGGGGGCTTTCAGGAGTCCGTGGTGGGGTCTGACCGAGGTGACCGCGGAGATTCCGGGGGCGGACAGGGACGAGGTGGAGACGGCCGGCGGCGGGAGCAGAGGATGGTGCACAGCTGGGTGCGAGGGCGCCGCCGGGTGTCCCGGCACTGGCCCCGCGTGCGCCATCGTCCCGCACGCCGCCGGGTGGAAGCCGCCGTGGTGCCCGCCGCTGCCGTAGATCTCGCTCACCAGCCGCTTCATCTCCTCCAGAGAGTTGCTCAGCATCAGGATGTAGTTCCTCGCCAGCAGCAGGGTGGCGATTTTGGAGAGCTTGCGCACCGACGGTCCGTGCGCGTACGGCATGACCTCCCGCAGCCCGTCCATGGCCACGTTCAGGTCGTGCATGCGCTTCCGCTCGCGGCTGTTGATCTTCAGCCGGATCGCCTGCAGCTCGTTCTCCGACAGCAGCTTGCGGTCCTTCTTGGACGCCATGCGGAGCGCCAGGGACTCCTCGTCGGAGGCGGAGAGGCCGCGCAACCCCGGGAGCTCCGACGGGGAGTCGCTCTGCGTGGAGGACACGGCGGCGGAGAAGCCGTGCACGGACTTCTTCAGCGTAGACATGAAGATGTCGTCCACCTCTGGAGAGGACGGCCTGCTGGAGACACGACTGGTATCTGAGTCCATGATGGTCCTGATGCTGCGCGATGTGGTCTGAGACgagaacaaaagaacaacaacaactttataCTCAACTCCAAAACGCACGTCACATTCAGATTTCTGACTGTTAGAATAATTTACATCCGCTCAAAAcgtaaacaaatgaacaaacttaATGACAGATGCGTTAATTGTTTAACAGAAGGCTCGACAAAGAGCGCATCGCACTGCGCTCTTTTCTGTGTGCATAGACTCGAATCATCTCAGTTCTACCTTAGATGACTAATGAtcagaaagtttaaataaacaacaaaacacctaCCAAGTTGAGGCTTTTTCTTTCCAGGTAAGAGGATGAGGAATAACCTTTGGGGGGgcgaaaaaaacaacaccaaataaaaaaaatccacctgtTCCTCCGGATCCGCTCAGACAGCCCGACAGGCGCGCCTGCGAGCCGCGGCGGGCTTTTATAGCGGGCTGGAGGGGGGCCCGCAGAGGCCGGGTCACCGGGACAACGCAGGTTCTGTCTGGGCTGCCTCTCACCGACCAATCAGGGCCCTGCAGTGGGAGagatggtggtggggggggagggggagggggaggaggaggaggaggNNNNNNNNNNNNNNNNNNNNNNNNNNNGGGCGGGTGACAGAGGGTCAGTCAGCCTGATGTAGTTATCAAACAGCATCAAGTGAAATCAGACACACTCCTTCCTGCTGGACTTTATTAATGAAGAACAAATTATTAGTGAGGAAACAGTCATTTGgacctttttaataaatcagtttaaactacttgtttttaaaaatgttaaaatgttaccaaaaaATAACTACCTAATAACTGGTCTATGCCTCCAGCCTGGTCAATAttccgttttttgttttgttttttttgtttagttttttggggggggtttctCAGTCTGACCAACAGCTGCTGTTTAACGTTAATTAATGAAGTGTGCAAAACGAGTCTTTAACGGTTCGGATCCGTCAGGCTTCAGTGTCGGTCAGTCAGTCTGCCGCGGAGGGATGGTGGTGCTCACCAAAATACAACAAGTTGTGCTGAGCAGCCGCACGCGATCGGCGCTAATTACCCCGACAAGTTGATCTGTTTTTATAAGACCCCCCCGCCCGCGCCCCCAATTCTACCACCCGTCCCTCCCCATCACCGTGCAGAGGAGATACTGACTGAACAAAGTCAGGAATATGATAAAAGGCCGAACAAGACTGATTCACTTCTGTTTAAAATCCAATACAagacgttttaaaaaaaatagattaaataataattaccaTTTAGATTGATTGCAACATTCACTGTCATTCATTTGCTTTCCCGCCATCTTTCTGATggcataataataatttaaaaaaaaaacattttaattccatttaaaaacgAACATTTAGTCTGTTTCGAAGAGAGGAAAGAAACTTtgcttctacattttttttatgcagttaGTTAGCAGGTTTAGGTTATTAAAATGGCTTTTGCACTAATTGCTCCAAAGTGTTAGTTCGGTGTGTGCGCTTCGGGTAatttgttgccatggttacccGCTATTAATCGAACCTGGCGCTTTTGCGTTTAACGCTGACCGGAAATGACCGGTCACGTGCCACCTCGGTCCTCCAGGTGTCCACCAGCTCCTTGCAGTATCGaaacatgctgttttttttgcttcagctTCACCTTCAGGCCGCGTGGATACAGTAGGccggtttgttgtttttcctcgcTCACGTGCATCCTCTCCCATTAAATGAGATTATGATAATGAAGTGGCAGTTTAAATCAGGAGGTCTGTGTGTCACCTCCTGCTTCATTAGGAATTCCCACAGTCggttctctcctcctcctcctgctctggGTCTCTTTTAcattctctgtgttttctgttttgccaGGAGTTAATCTGAACGCTCAGAATATAATCTTATGTGCACAAATGTTCTTCTTAAGGGGTTATTAGTTGTAAAAGACTGGAAACTTTGCTAAATTTACtgcagtaaagaaaacaaaattatttaggcCATTTTGGTtcctgacagagaaaaaaagctaaactgaattcagctcaataaattattttcaacCTCCTGAATATATTATTGAAATTCAAAACTAGGTTAAATTATGTATTTTGAGTTGAATTAAGTTTCTCCTTATTTGTAACAGTTGCATAGTTTATTTCACAACTTGACAGTGAAATTACTTATCAAGATGCAGCTAATCATTGCTATTTGATCGCAAATTTGGGAAATAAAGAGGCAAGACACAAAATGCCAGAATGCCTTTTTAAGTCAGTGCATTTTGTAATACAGACATTAATGATTTTCAGGCCACGCTcacattaaatgtaattttatataactttttcttcttttccttcagcTGTGACTCCTAATCTGCGCACTCCTCCATCACTTCAGTGGCTCCGCGTCCCTCCCTGTCCATCAGTCTGGGTGGCAGTAAGCCCGGACCAGTGGTGAATACCAAAAGTGAGGAGGAGCATATGTGAGCCATACTTAATCCTGCTAATCTTCctccacaataaaaaacagaaagggaacaaaaaagcagcagaaaaggaGAGGAGGGTGTAAAAACATGAGAGACGgtttctctttctgtccttctgtctgGAAAGCTGACCGGTTGAGCCAAATGAACTGAAAGACATGAATAAACATCCTGGCTGtcccctccaccccaccccaccccgccCCGCCCCGCTCCTTTTCTCTAGAAAAATCTTGGAACGAAATGAAGCAAAATTCTCGCTTTTGTTGAATTTGGGGAGTGAAAAACGTGAGATGCCGCCTTCCAGGGCCACAACTGTTGCCGTTGTTTGTGCGAGCATTTCGCCTTCCTCTCAGATTCACACGCAGCTCTCCAACTGTACGCTTACAGCGGAGCTGAGCGCCATCAGAcaaagcagagaagaagaaaatctgcCTCTTCTGAAGAAAGCACTTGACCGAAGGCAGTATTTATGTTTAACTGTAAAAACTAGTTGAAGAACATAGAAATTGTAGGGGGTGGTGGGTATTCTTTCTAcataatgcattttattaagGCAAAAAGATCCAAATCAAACTGAAGTCTAAAGATTTCCATGAAAATTCCTTAAAACTGAGCATAGGCTTAATTAGAATAACATACATATTTGATAAAGACTGTCACTGTTTACAGGAAAAAGCAAagctacatttttaaagaacaaatcttTTTCATGTCTACTGATTTATTCAGTCTGATtagactgaactgaattgagATTTGAGTGAACTTGActgctttaaaatgtatgtaaCTGGGCTGTAATTGGATTGACTCATAACTGGACAAAAATGCATTGCATATAAGTGGATGTGATTtggaaatgtttcctttttttataaagtcacctgtaatgacttttgttgtaaattggttggatgtaaaacaattaaattgacataaataaactgtgtgtgtacaaaggccttttaatttaaaaatagaacaTACCTAAAAGTTACAAATCAACATAAACAGATGCAGGTTTCCTACATaagttttgaaaagtatgaaaaagtataaaacttgGTGTTTGCAAATTTTGTTCTCTGTCACACCTACTAAATGAAAGTTTCTAGgaatcaaacaaacaagagtgtttttaaatttgagtgtataaataaaagtgacaaaaagtgaatcagtgctgcatttgatacaattaatcacaatattctattacagaggcttgaacataaTATcgggattacaggaacagctctaaaatggtttaaatcatatttatttgatagattccagtttgttaatgttaataatgaatcttcttcatacaccaaagtttatcatggagttcctcagggttcagtgcttggaccaatactctttactttttatatgcttccattaggttAAGTATTTAGACAGCCTGAGATAAAATTgtattgttatgctgatgacacTCAGATACATTTATCCATGACACCCAATGAATCCAATCAATAacttagattacaagcatgtcttaaatacataaaaacctggataactttttctttctttatttatttttttgtttatattctgcttttaaactcagacaagacagaagTAGTGGTCTTTGAAACTGAGcctcttaggaacaaactttgcagccttttacTTCCTCATTAATCTGGCCTCCAGtcctaatgtaaagaacctcggtgttatttttgatctgGATTTGTCTATAAaacccacattaaaaatgttaccaggactgctTTCCTCGACCTACGTAATAttgctaaaattagaaacatcttgtctcaaaatgatgcagaaaattgGTCCATGAATTTATCCTGTCTAGGctggattattgtaattctttattatcctACATCAACtgaaaatttaaatctaaaaaagtatgaaatttaaaaaacacagatgttAAATGTGTCTGAGCTTCCAGTCTTGATGTGTTCATGTctttaatttacttttcttataaaacaccagaaaaatcttctctttttatAAGTAACAAATCTCTTAGTGTTTGTCTCAGAGTAACAAAAAACTtcttattttcataaataatgcTCTAATCTCTTATGTGACAATAAAAATCACTTGTTTTGGTCATGTGACTGATTTTTTCAGTCAgtgaatttttatttctaaaaaaaaactgtttttgtttgagtctaatgtcttgttttttaaactgacctTTGTCCTTTTCAGTGTTTCAGGTCAGACTCAGCCAACTTTCTTCACCTCTCTAAATGTGCCGATAACTTACTTGTTTCAGCCTAATGAATGACACCTGTTCATGAGCAGGTGCACATTTCACTACATTAGCATAATTGATGCAACTCCACTGCAATATAGGGGAacaagttttgttctgttttattcaagTGTCCTTCCTGAAAAGTTTACTGTAGGGCATCAAGAAGGGCATCGCACTGTAGTGATGGATGAAATCAACAAACATGAGCCATGATTCAGTCATGTTTTATAgggtttgtaaatattttaagagGCTAAGTTATAAACTTAATTACACGGTTGTCATTTAGTGAcaatggaaaaagaaagaatgcaaaaaaataagttCATGCAAAGCAATGTAGTGACATTCACAGAGCTATACATGTAAATTATACAGCTTACAGAGATATTGTGTTGCTTCCATAACAATAACATTGTGATGGTTTTCATGTCATCTTTCAATCAGTTTCactttttcatactttttgttgttgatttctgtggaattaaaaaaaatacttttacaaaGTGTCATGAGTGTGTACATAATAAAACCCTAAAAGTTATAGTTCAactcttttgaagtgaggtttagTCAACAATTTACCTGCTGCAGAAGGCTCTtttaatgacctcagtttagaaaGAACGAGTTTAGTTTggacaggactgacgagctagCCACTCGACCAATAGGAGCCAAGgacaaagtggattactgccaaCTTACAACAAACTCCTATTTCAAAACTTTCTTagctgttcatgcaaacacaattttataaaccttcacctTACTCAAGCATTCCAGAAGAAAATGATAATCCTGCTGACCATGAATGTCATCTCATATTTCGCCCCCAGATCCATCCGATCTGACTTTGACCACCTTCAGAATCAGGTTTGGTGCAAAGTTTGTTGAACTCAAAGCCAAATGCTACATATAGCAACCCAATAACTGCTGAATTTTTCGCTGTTTGACTGCGAAAGTCAGATCAGTCTGGCGAGGCGACTGTTAAACGACCTCTGCACAAGTGCATGTGAGGGCAAGAGGTCACGAACGTATTCAGGTGCAAGACGTCCAACACATGAGGAAACATGTGGATCTTGGCTGCTTCCAGGGGCTTCAGGCTTGTGTGTCTCAGGAGCCGGACGGATTGGGTTCTGCTGGCCAAGGGCTTTATCTCCACAACAGCTATTAGGAGGTAATTAAGTCCTAACACTGCAGAGCCTCCCATGGTTACTATAACATAACTGCAAATGGGAAGCTTACAAGCTCCTTTAGACGGCATGACAAATTGAATGGAACTCATTGGGCTTCAGCTATTATTCCAGCGGCCCCATCTGGCTGGGAAAAGATAAAGGGGATTTGCTGGAGGTTGTGAGGGGTTGAGCCTCCATGCTcggtgtgtgaatgtgtgcgcATGAAGGATAAGCAACAAGAGGGGGGTCCCGGTCCAGCGTTGGGAGTGTTTTGAGGGTTCTAggggatttttttccccttttttttcagtctgagcTCCAATTCAACAGGCAGCCTGAGATTTGCTTTGGCCAAATGTT
This genomic stretch from Kryptolebias marmoratus isolate JLee-2015 linkage group LG6, ASM164957v2, whole genome shotgun sequence harbors:
- the olig2 gene encoding oligodendrocyte transcription factor 2 produces the protein MDSDTSRVSSRPSSPEVDDIFMSTLKKSVHGFSAAVSSTQSDSPSELPGLRGLSASDEESLALRMASKKDRKLLSENELQAIRLKINSRERKRMHDLNVAMDGLREVMPYAHGPSVRKLSKIATLLLARNYILMLSNSLEEMKRLVSEIYGSGGHHGGFHPAACGTMAHAGPVPGHPAAPSHPAVHHPLLPPPAVSTSSLSAPGISAVTSVRPHHGLLKAPTAGAGPLGSSFQHWGVGAGMPCPCSMCQVPPPHVSSMSSVAMPRLAGDSK